In the genome of Telluria beijingensis, one region contains:
- a CDS encoding c-type cytochrome — protein MRSRSLRLSLLALVGLFACTATAAPQTVPDTLDQRLLACATCHARVDARGNPVNDSFYPRLGGKPAGYLYHQLLNFRDGRRQYPLMTYLVDHLPDDYLREIAKHFAALPPTVLPAQPPGLPAAALERGRQLVHEGDAARRIPACIACHGARLTGVQPNIPGLLGLPRDYVNAQFGGWRNKVRRAHAPDCMADITARMSLDEVAAVSGWLAAQPMPQDARPAESIARPLPLACGSDPEAR, from the coding sequence ATGAGATCACGCAGCCTTCGCCTGTCCCTCCTTGCCCTGGTTGGCCTGTTCGCCTGCACGGCCACGGCGGCGCCGCAAACCGTTCCCGACACCCTCGACCAGCGCCTGCTGGCCTGCGCCACCTGCCATGCGCGGGTCGATGCGCGCGGCAATCCGGTCAACGACAGCTTCTATCCTCGCCTGGGCGGCAAACCGGCCGGCTACCTGTACCACCAGCTGCTCAACTTTCGCGACGGCCGGCGCCAGTATCCCCTGATGACCTACCTGGTCGACCACCTGCCGGACGACTACCTGCGCGAGATCGCCAAACACTTCGCCGCCCTGCCGCCGACCGTGCTGCCGGCGCAGCCCCCGGGGCTGCCGGCCGCGGCGCTGGAACGCGGGCGCCAGCTGGTGCATGAAGGCGACGCCGCGCGCAGGATCCCGGCCTGCATCGCCTGCCACGGCGCGCGCCTGACCGGCGTGCAGCCGAATATCCCGGGCCTGCTCGGCCTGCCGCGCGACTACGTCAACGCGCAGTTCGGCGGCTGGCGCAACAAGGTGCGGCGCGCGCATGCGCCGGACTGCATGGCCGACATCACCGCGCGGATGTCGCTGGACGAGGTCGCCGCCGTCTCGGGCTGGCTGGCGGCGCAGCCGATGCCGCAGGATGCGCGGCCGGCGGAATCGATCGCGCGGCCGCTGCCGCTGGCCTGCGGCAGCGATCCGGAGGCGCGATGA
- a CDS encoding cytochrome c, giving the protein MKTARLALLALLIVVLAAVALAWPRAEHIPSSSAQAHAPTAANIERGAYLARAGDCIACHTARGGVAYAGGRALDTPFGRFYGPNLTPDVDTGIGAWSADDFWNALHNGIAKDGRLLYPAFPYTNYTKVTRDDSDALYAYFKSLAPQRQPNRPHELGFPYDSQVLLAGWRLLYFKPGVIDTQPARGAEWNRGAYLVEGLGHCSACHSTRNQFGANGDELDGGLIPTLGWYAPSLTSGSEAGLGDWKREHIVALLGTGISPRGSATGPMAEVVARSLQHLTQDDLGAMASYLQSLPATPAPKPARVPPASEQVLAEGGRIYAASCAQCHGDDGRGKLPAYPPLAGNRAVTLTPAVNAIRMTVNGGFPPGTKGNPRPYGMPPFGHELDDAQVAAVLSWIRNSWGNAAPPVTAVEVNRYRATMGD; this is encoded by the coding sequence ATGAAGACCGCCCGCCTTGCCCTCCTCGCCCTCTTGATCGTGGTGCTGGCTGCGGTGGCGCTGGCCTGGCCGCGCGCCGAACATATCCCATCGAGTTCGGCGCAGGCCCATGCGCCAACCGCCGCCAATATCGAACGCGGCGCCTACCTGGCGCGCGCCGGCGACTGCATCGCCTGCCACACGGCGCGCGGCGGCGTGGCCTATGCCGGCGGGCGCGCGCTCGACACGCCGTTCGGACGCTTTTATGGACCGAACCTGACGCCCGACGTCGATACCGGCATCGGCGCCTGGAGCGCGGACGACTTCTGGAACGCCCTGCACAACGGCATCGCGAAGGATGGCCGGCTGCTGTATCCGGCCTTCCCCTACACGAACTACACGAAAGTCACGCGCGACGATTCGGATGCGCTGTACGCATATTTCAAAAGCCTGGCGCCGCAGCGCCAGCCGAACCGGCCGCACGAACTGGGCTTCCCCTACGACAGCCAGGTACTGCTGGCCGGTTGGCGGCTGCTCTACTTCAAGCCCGGCGTGATCGACACACAGCCGGCGCGTGGTGCGGAGTGGAACCGCGGCGCCTACCTGGTCGAGGGCCTGGGGCATTGCAGCGCCTGTCACAGCACACGCAACCAGTTCGGCGCCAACGGCGATGAACTCGATGGCGGCCTGATTCCCACGCTGGGCTGGTATGCGCCGTCGCTCACGTCAGGCAGCGAAGCCGGCCTGGGAGACTGGAAGCGGGAACACATCGTGGCCTTGCTCGGCACCGGCATCTCGCCGCGCGGCTCGGCCACCGGGCCGATGGCCGAAGTGGTGGCGCGCAGCCTGCAGCACCTGACGCAGGACGACCTGGGGGCGATGGCGAGCTATCTGCAATCGCTACCTGCCACGCCGGCGCCGAAGCCGGCGCGCGTGCCGCCCGCCAGCGAACAGGTACTGGCCGAGGGTGGCCGCATCTACGCGGCCAGCTGCGCGCAATGCCATGGCGACGATGGCCGGGGCAAGCTGCCGGCCTATCCGCCGCTGGCCGGCAACCGCGCCGTGACCTTGACGCCGGCCGTGAATGCGATCCGGATGACGGTCAATGGCGGCTTCCCGCCGGGGACGAAGGGCAATCCGCGCCCGTATGGCATGCCGCCCTTTGGACATGAACTGGACGATGCGCAGGTGGCGGCGGTGCTGAGCTGGATCCGGAACAGCTGGGGCAATGCGGCGCCGCCGGTGACTGCGGTCGAGGTGAACCGCTATCGCGCGACGATGGGCGACTGA
- a CDS encoding 3'-5' exonuclease: MNAAHEAAEDDLPPYVGIDLSRVRLVRSEQDAREALADLMKADAIGFDTESKPTFAKGEVSTGPHLVQLATLDTAWLFQTATPAGNALAVTVLKPVLEDAGVLKVGFGLGDDVRRLKAKFGIELRNVLDLSTALRRRGERNPLGARSAVERFFGQRLQKSKRITTTNWALPRLSDKQLQYAADDAHAALKIYRHWKANPPA; encoded by the coding sequence TTGAACGCAGCCCACGAGGCGGCCGAGGACGACCTGCCGCCCTACGTCGGCATCGACCTGTCCCGGGTCCGCCTGGTGCGCAGCGAGCAGGATGCGCGCGAGGCGCTGGCCGACCTCATGAAAGCCGACGCGATCGGCTTCGACACCGAATCCAAGCCGACCTTCGCCAAGGGCGAGGTCTCGACCGGGCCGCACCTGGTGCAGCTGGCGACGCTGGACACCGCCTGGCTGTTCCAGACCGCGACCCCGGCCGGCAATGCGCTGGCCGTCACGGTGCTCAAGCCCGTGCTGGAAGACGCGGGCGTGCTGAAAGTCGGCTTCGGCCTGGGCGACGACGTGCGGCGCCTGAAGGCCAAGTTCGGCATCGAACTGCGCAATGTGCTCGACCTGTCGACCGCCCTGCGCCGGCGCGGCGAAAGGAATCCGCTGGGCGCCAGGAGCGCCGTCGAGCGCTTCTTCGGGCAGCGCCTGCAGAAATCGAAGCGCATCACCACCACCAACTGGGCCCTGCCCCGGCTGTCCGACAAGCAGCTGCAGTATGCGGCCGACGATGCGCATGCGGCATTGAAGATCTACCGGCACTGGAAGGCGAATCCGCCGGCTTGA